The sequence AAATTTAGGATCGCGGTTGCTGATAGCGGGTGTGCTGTCTTTTCTCCCCCTCCGCGCAACAGCAGCAGAATTAGCAGAAATTGAGGCGAGAGGACATCTTACCATAGCGGTTAAGGATAACCTCCGTCCGTTGGGATTTGAAGATGCACAGGGCAATTTAAAGGGGTTTGAGATTGATTTAGCGCGACGATTAGCCCAAGAAATTGTTGGCGATCCCAATGCGGTGCGTTTACAACCTGTGATGAATCGGGATCGTTTAGATGTCGTATTAATAGGAGAGGTAGATTTAACGATCGCGCACGTCAGTCAAACCTCAGCGCGATCGCGCCTTGTTACCTTTAGCCCGCATTATTATCTCAATCGCATTGCATTGGTTACAAAAGACCCCAATCTGAATGTTTTAAGTGAGGTCAAGCAAGGAAAAATAGCCGTTTTAAATCAATCCAGCGCGATCGCGGAAGTGAGATTTCGTCTCCCCCAAGCCCAACTCATCGGCGTTAACTCTTATCAAGAAGCCCTTTCTCTTCTCGAAGCAGGAGAAGCTGTTGCATTTGCAGGAGATGAGACCGTTTTGGCAGGATGGATTCAAGACTATCCTCAGTATAATTTACTCTCAGAACGAATGGGTGGCGAAGCCCTAGCGGTGGTCATGCCTAAAGGTTTACAATATTCTCCCTTGCACCAACTTGTCAATGAAACCATTCGTCAGTTAAAGCAATCGGGATGGTTGCAACAAAAAGCTGAAGAATGGGGACTCAGTTATCAGTGACCAGTTACCAGTGACCAGTTACCAGTTATCAAGGAATAAATAACAAAGAACAAATAACAAATAACAAATAACAAATAACAAATAACAAATATCATGCAAGACAATCTTCTTCTTTTATATTTATCACTCTTAGTTTTACTTTTAGCGGGGGCGGGTTTCTTTCTCTTTCGTCAAATCTGGAAAACCCGCAGTAAAGAAAATCGTATTTCTAAATTGCAGAAATTAGCGAAAAATAAAGAAGCAACGGCTAAAGATTACTATGAATTAGCAAGCCTTTATTTAGACAAAAAATTATATGTTCAAGCGACAAAAATATTACAGCAAGCTCTCAAATTCAAAGATATTGAACCCGAAAATCGAGCGTTAATTTATAATGCCATGGGTTATGCTTACTTTACACAAGAACAATCGGATTTAGCGATTCGTCAGTATAAAGAAGCGATTAAACTTTATCCTGAATATGTGGTTGCTCTGAATAATTTAGCGAATGCTTATGAACAGAAGAAATTAATTGCACAAGCGATTGAAGTGTATGAAGAAGCCCTGCAATATGAGCCTGAAAATAAAACCGCAAAACGGCAACTCGAAAGACTCAATAAACGGTTTGTGAAAGAACCAAAAACGGAAGAAAAAACCTCAAAAGAATAAGTAACTGTGATGGCAGAAAATTGGCTAGAAATAGTCAAACAAGAACAGGTAATTGCTGTGATTCGGGCGTTTCCAAAAGCAGTCGGGAAACAGTTGGCGCAAGCAATGGAAAAAGGGGGGATTCGTTTAATTGAAATTACTTGGAATAGTGATCAACCAGAACAATTAATCCCAGAATTACGGGCTGAAATGCCTGATTGTATCATTGGGACAGGGACGATTTTAAATGAAGAGGAATTAAACCGCGCGATCGCGCTCGGAGTACAATTTATCTTCACTCCTCACGTCAACCCTCAATTGATCGCCACAGCAAACGCCCATAACATTCCCATCATCCCAGGTGCATTATCTCCCACCGAAATTATCACGGCTTGGCAAGCAGGGGCAACCGCAGTTAAAGTCTTTCCCGCACAAGCAGTCGGCGGAGTGAATTATATTAAAAGCCTACAGGGTCCTTTAGGAAAAATTCCCCTTATTCCCACAGGTGGCGTTACCCTAGAAAATGCTCAAGGCTTTCTAGATGCTGGAGCGACAGCAGTTGGCTTATCCTCCCAATTATTTCCGAAATCATTAATCAGCGCCGAAAATTGGGACGCAATTACACAACGAGCCTTAAACTTAAAACAAACCTTATCCTTTAGGGAGGCTCTCTGACAGTGCACTGGTAGTTGTTCCACTGAACAGATAGGATTTTATGCGATAATTTGTAACAGCATTCTCATAAACTTTCTTGAACCATGACTGAGCCTACTGAAGAACAACCTCTCCCTAAAACAGAAAAAACCCTCGCGGAAACTGCACCATCGCGCTATGAGTGTCGCAGTTGTGGTTATGTCTATGAACCGAATAAAGGGGATAGTAGTCAAAACATTCCCGCCGGAACAACCTTTGAAGAATTACCCTCCCAATGGCGTTGTCCCGTATGTGGGGCGAGACGCAATGTCTTTACTGATGTGGGGGCTGTTGACGCGCCATCAGGCTTCCAAGAAAACCTTTCTTACGGTTTCGGTGTCAATCAGTTAACGCCCAGACAGAAAAATCTTCTGATTTTTGGAGCTCTAGCTTTGGGATTTTTAATGTTTATGAGTTTTTATGGTCTCGGTTAAGAAGCCTTCAAAAGGTCACAAAACCTGCTAATCTGATGGAGTTTGCCCATAAGTGGCATGACCTTCTATTCTCCTGAACCATTTCCTAACGAATGTCTTTATGCAACGCAGTTAGTCTATCAAAAAGGGAAGTGGTACGGTATCTTTCCAGAATGTCGAGAGGAAAGCTGCACTGAAACTGATTCTGTAATCGCACTTGACCCAGGTGTCAGAACTTTTTTAACGGGTTATGACGGCGATAGAGTTCTAGAGGTCGGCGAGAGAGATCTTGGACGAGTTAACCGACTCTGTACACATCTCGACGACTTACTAAGCCGAATTGCCAAGTGTAATTCTAAAAGAAAGCGGTTTAAGTGGCTACACCGTACACCGAGATTGGAATGGCGCTCGTAACATAATGTTGCGGGCTTTGGCGGCAACGCCCTTTACTCTTACGAGTAATGCTATACCTAGCTTAAGTTTACTAAACTATGAGTAGATTTAAGAAGGTTAAATGTTGCACATACTCTAACGTGACCCAATTTTGAAACAATAAATTATGAGTATTTTGTTAAGGAATATTAAGCAAATTGTCTTATGGAGCGCGATCGCGCTGCTGACGGTCAGTTGTAGTCAAGTCCCCTCCACAGAATCAAACCCGTGGCGAGTCTTGGAAAACTTACCCACAGAACAAACCCTTTTGGATATTGACTTTACTGGCAATCCAGACCAAGGTTGGATGGTAGGAAACCAAGCCACGCTGTTAAAAACAGAAGATGGGGGAGACACTTGGCAGCAAGAAGAATTACAACTGGGAGAGGAAAAATTAGATTTTCTCTCGGTGAGTTTTAAGGGTGAAGAAGGCTGGATTGTCGGTGAACCTTCGATTCTCCTTCATACCACAGATGGCGGAGAAAATTGGTCTCGCATTCAACTGAGTGAGAAATTACCAGGAGAACCGTATAGTATCATTGCCCTTGGGGAAAACTCTGCGGAGATGACCACTAATGTCGGTGCGATTTATCAAACCAACAATGGTGGCAAAAACTGGGAAGCCCTCGTGGAAGAAGCGGTTGGAGTCGCACGGAATATTTCTCGCTCTGAGGATGGGAAATATGTGGCGGTTTCGGCTCGCGGAAACTTCTATTCCACTTGGACACCTGGCGATCAAGCCTGGCAACCCCATGAACGCAATACCTCCCGCCGTGTCCAAAATATGGGCTTTACCCCAGACGGACGGGTGTGGTTACTCGCTCGGGGCGGTCAAATCCAGTTTACCGAATCGGAAGATTTTGACAGTTGGCAAGATCCCGAATATCCTGAATTTTCTAGTGGGAAAGGCTTACTGGATATTGGCTATCGCAACTCAGATGAACTCTGGGTTAGTGGCGGTAGTGGTGACTTATTCCTGCGCTCGGAAACCGAGGGCGTTTGGAAAAAAGACCGTGACGTGCAGCAAGTTCCTGGAAATTTTTATCGCGTGAAGTTCTTCAATCCTGAGAAAGGATTTATTCTCGGCGATCGCGGGACTGTGCTTAAATATGAAGGGTCGGTGGATGCTGCGTAAAGAAAACGTGGCAATTGTTAAAACATTTCTTATCATGTATTAATGAACCGTCAGTTTTTGTAAAAGGAGTAAGGATCAAATGGCAGGAGATACAGGTGAACGTCCCTTTGGGGATATTATTACTAGCGTTCGGTATTGGGTGATTCATAGCATTACCATCCCCATGTTATTTATCGCGGGTTGGTTATTTGTCCAAACGGGTTTAGCCTATGATGCGTTTGGAACTCCCCGCCCTGATGAGTATTTCACCAAGCAACGTCAAGAATTACCGATCATTAGTGATCGCTTTCAAGCAAGAGAAGAAGTCGAAGAATTTAATAAGTAAGTATTCTTAACAAGGAGGAGAAACATGACGACCAATCGTCCCAATGAACCCGTAACTTATCCCATTTTTACCGTCCGTTGGTTAGCCGTTCATACCTTAGCTGTGCCTAGCGTTTTCTTTTTAGGCGCGATCGCAGCGATGCAGTTTATTCAAAGATAGGAGCAATTGATGGTAGATCGCAATCAAAACCCTAATAAACAACCGGTTGAACTGAATCGGACTTCCCTGTACTTAGGGCTTTTACTCGTTTTTGTCTTGGGAATTTTATTCTCAAGCTACTTCTTTAACTAAAAGTCATTTAACACTGTTGAAAATTAGTCTAGCCTGATTGAGGAGAAAAAATTTATGTCTGGGAAAATTCCCCTTTGGATTGTTGCCACTATCGCTGGCTTAGGAATTATTGCTGTTGTCGGTATCTTTTTCTACGGTTCTTATGCCGGCGTTGGTTCTGCCGTCTAGATCCGATTCCCGATCGAAAAGACACCGCTAGGGATTCTCTCTAGCGGTTTTTATTTGTTATTGAGATAAAATGACCAGTTAGTCCAATTAAGAAAAATTAATATTTAATATGAGTCGTGCCGAAAAAGTTGTTTTAGCCTACTCCGGTGGCGTTGATACCTCCGTTTGTATCCCCTACTTAAAAGAAGAATGGGGCGTGAAAGAAGTCATTACCCTTGCTGCTGATTTAGGGCAAGGGGAAGATTTAGAACCAATCAAAGAAAAAGCCCTTACGGCGGGGGCTACGGTTTCTCTGGTGGAAAATGCAGTGGAACGCTTTGTCACAGAATTTGCGTTTCCAGCGATTCAAGCGAATGCCTTATACGAAAATCGTTATCCTCTTTCTACCGCTCTAGCCCGTCCCTTGATTAGTCAAATGCTGGTGGAAGCAGCCCATCAACATGGGGCGGATGCAGTGGCTCATGGTTGCACAGGAAAAGGAAATGATCAGGTGCGCTTTGACGTTTCTATTGCAGCTTTAGATCCCGATTTAAAAATTCTTGCCCCAGCGCGGG comes from Halothece sp. PCC 7418 and encodes:
- a CDS encoding bifunctional 4-hydroxy-2-oxoglutarate aldolase/2-dehydro-3-deoxy-phosphogluconate aldolase, which translates into the protein MAENWLEIVKQEQVIAVIRAFPKAVGKQLAQAMEKGGIRLIEITWNSDQPEQLIPELRAEMPDCIIGTGTILNEEELNRAIALGVQFIFTPHVNPQLIATANAHNIPIIPGALSPTEIITAWQAGATAVKVFPAQAVGGVNYIKSLQGPLGKIPLIPTGGVTLENAQGFLDAGATAVGLSSQLFPKSLISAENWDAITQRALNLKQTLSFREAL
- a CDS encoding transporter substrate-binding domain-containing protein, which codes for MRQVNSVSWGSRVLNLGSRLLIAGVLSFLPLRATAAELAEIEARGHLTIAVKDNLRPLGFEDAQGNLKGFEIDLARRLAQEIVGDPNAVRLQPVMNRDRLDVVLIGEVDLTIAHVSQTSARSRLVTFSPHYYLNRIALVTKDPNLNVLSEVKQGKIAVLNQSSAIAEVRFRLPQAQLIGVNSYQEALSLLEAGEAVAFAGDETVLAGWIQDYPQYNLLSERMGGEALAVVMPKGLQYSPLHQLVNETIRQLKQSGWLQQKAEEWGLSYQ
- a CDS encoding photosystem II reaction center protein J codes for the protein MSGKIPLWIVATIAGLGIIAVVGIFFYGSYAGVGSAV
- the psbE gene encoding cytochrome b559 subunit alpha; protein product: MAGDTGERPFGDIITSVRYWVIHSITIPMLFIAGWLFVQTGLAYDAFGTPRPDEYFTKQRQELPIISDRFQAREEVEEFNK
- a CDS encoding rubredoxin, which produces MTEPTEEQPLPKTEKTLAETAPSRYECRSCGYVYEPNKGDSSQNIPAGTTFEELPSQWRCPVCGARRNVFTDVGAVDAPSGFQENLSYGFGVNQLTPRQKNLLIFGALALGFLMFMSFYGLG
- a CDS encoding photosystem II reaction center protein L — protein: MVDRNQNPNKQPVELNRTSLYLGLLLVFVLGILFSSYFFN
- a CDS encoding tetratricopeptide repeat protein; the protein is MQDNLLLLYLSLLVLLLAGAGFFLFRQIWKTRSKENRISKLQKLAKNKEATAKDYYELASLYLDKKLYVQATKILQQALKFKDIEPENRALIYNAMGYAYFTQEQSDLAIRQYKEAIKLYPEYVVALNNLANAYEQKKLIAQAIEVYEEALQYEPENKTAKRQLERLNKRFVKEPKTEEKTSKE
- the psbF gene encoding cytochrome b559 subunit beta → MTTNRPNEPVTYPIFTVRWLAVHTLAVPSVFFLGAIAAMQFIQR
- a CDS encoding photosynthesis system II assembly factor Ycf48, whose amino-acid sequence is MSILLRNIKQIVLWSAIALLTVSCSQVPSTESNPWRVLENLPTEQTLLDIDFTGNPDQGWMVGNQATLLKTEDGGDTWQQEELQLGEEKLDFLSVSFKGEEGWIVGEPSILLHTTDGGENWSRIQLSEKLPGEPYSIIALGENSAEMTTNVGAIYQTNNGGKNWEALVEEAVGVARNISRSEDGKYVAVSARGNFYSTWTPGDQAWQPHERNTSRRVQNMGFTPDGRVWLLARGGQIQFTESEDFDSWQDPEYPEFSSGKGLLDIGYRNSDELWVSGGSGDLFLRSETEGVWKKDRDVQQVPGNFYRVKFFNPEKGFILGDRGTVLKYEGSVDAA